CTATCAAAAGACCTCAAAAATACAAATTACTTAAAAACTTACAAAAGAGTtacaaaaactgaaacaaaaaaaaaccctgccccccaaaaaatgtgattttaaggTTTATAAAGCATATGATAAGTTGTAGATCCCAAATAAGTTCTAATGCTATTTTCAAAGAGAGTTACTCATTTTTGTAGTATAAAGAACTGTAATTTGGAGACAAAAGTCCTAGGTTCAAATTCAAATCAGTCCATTATTTTCCCTGTAACTTTGAGCAAATCATTATCCTTCCGTCAAATGAGGACAATATCCACACCGACACCACAGAATTATCATTAGCAAATGGAAttggaaattttctaaaaatgacaaaaaaaaaacaaacaatgtaCAAATGTTAACTCTCCCACTATAATAAGCCTCCATCTAAACATAACAAGTGGGAAAAGTACAACGTTATCCAGCTACTAAAATCTGGATGTACTGCAAATAAACTGACCATAATTGAAAGAACAGCTTTTTGCAGAGGGAAGACTCCAGGAAACCTggatttgataaaaaaaaaaaaaaaaaaaaaaattgtcctagatttcatattttaaaaactaggagAAATTCTCAGCAAGACATTAAATCTGTTTATAGACAGCCAACCaatctggatttttaaaagtttcaagatTCTAAAagacttgaaattaaaaacagccTTGACTACTGGTAGCTAAGTAAACTTTTATGATCAAAAACACTTAATGGCTAAATGTAGCTTCCAGGTATATTCTCTAACTTCATTATTGAAAAATTCAGGACATCAAATGACCTCCTAAACTGTGAAGGTGACAATAGAGATGGAGTTGGTTTAAATAACCTAGAAAAGGGCTGAATTCCCAAAACCTTCCTTGATGTAGGTTATTTCTGCATACATGTACCAAATGCGAAAGTGCATTGAGAAAAGTTTGTAAAGGTCATCATGCCAAACAAATGTAAGATATTGTTAGAGAAACCTACAAAGCTCTTTTGAATCTTGTAGAAATgtgaaattcataaaataaagaaactggaaaaaaatgaaacagaaaaatcttATTATAGAAATCTAATAGAAAAATCTTATTatatctcaatataaaatataataattgaggggggaaaaaaacacgaGACAAATTCCTTTCTTGGCCTCACTGGCTGCTCTCTGACCACCTTGGCTTTGATGCTCATGACACTCAGTCACACATATCTTTATTCATCTCTGGTCCCCTGCAGTTACTCCTGTTCTGAGTTATTGACCTTTCAAATAACTGATTTCTCCTGTTGCTTTTCTGAGCTCCCAAAATGGCTCAGGCAATCAGCTCATCAGTTATCCATTTCTGACACTGTTACAGCATCTGCTTCCTCTCACTTCAACCTACCACCTCCTGGGTGATGAAGCCCGACACACAGTAGTGAAGGGAACTAGGAGAAGACCTCAGTGCTACCCAAAGGAACACTCAATTGCAAAAACCAACTCATAAGTGGTTGCCCTTAAAACTCCATTGAATCTTGGCTTTCCAGAGAGTCCTCTATGCCTAATGGGTCCCCTAAGTTTGCCTTTGAGTTCATGGTAAACCCAGAGCTTTTTAATGCATTATGAGCGTTCATAAACTTCTGGAGGTATTTGGAAGTATACAGCCAGTGGTGCTTCAGGACGTCTTCCATTTCATAGCACTTGGACTGCCTGGCATTCATTTTCCGGAAGCGCCTAAAGAGTTTATTGCCAGACTCATTTCCCTCACTTGCCCAGGCCCCGATAGAGCCATCCCTCTCGATAATTTCAGGCACATGCGCCAAGGTTTTGTGAAAATAGTTGGTGATTTTGCCCTCGTATCTATACTTGAACTTGCTAGAGAGGAGCTCAGCAAAACGCTGTGAGTTGAAGCTATACTGGCAGAGGGACTCTGGGCACTCTTTAGCAGGGCACGAGGAGCGCCACACGGGTTTCATCTTCAGGTAAAGGTCCATCAGCTCCCTGAGAGCTTCGTGCCTCTCTGCAGAAGGAATTAATTCACACACTGCCTCCACAGTCTCTTTGGTCATGAGCTTCCTGGCAAAGTTGCCATTCATCCTCATGATTGGCTTGAGGTTCATCTTCTTCCGGAGATGCTTGTCCAGGGTGGCCTGccatcttttcctttcctccttggAGGCATTGGGGTTTTTATATACCTCTCCTATCTCCAGCTGGaaaatcttgtagaactcagccgCATTGCCGATGTCACAGTGGAGGGCATCGATGGAAGGGACGGTCTCAATGAAAGGCTTGGCAGAGACCCCTTTCACTCGATCCCGCAGTTCTTCCACCGACTCGTGGTACGGGTTGGAGCGCCAGACCTCGTAGCGCTCCAGATTCTCGGCATGGCTTCTGGTTATGGAGTGGAAGACAAGATTTTGAGAGGCTTCCAAGCGGGTGGCATCGCAAAGCGTACAAATGTAGACTGAGCCAGACGCCTCGAGGCCTTCCACCTCCCGGACAAGTTTTTCATCGTATCCAGTTCCCCTGAAGATGAACTTGAAGGTCCTGAGGATGCCTCCCATCTCCAGCATCAGTTGGCTGCTCTTCATGGCTTCCCTCTCGGCAATCAGAGGGCTCAGAATGGCAGTCAGGGTCTCGTGGTCAGACTCATCTGCCAGCATGAGGCACAGAGGCTTGCAACACAGTTCAGAGTTAGGTTTGGCCTCTTCAAACACCTTCACGTTCTGGGCGCCATGTGCTATTGAAATTTTCATGAGGGTGAATGAAAAACGAACTGCTTTTTCCGGAACCGCTGGCCCACTCCCATGCTTTTCGCTCACGTCTCCCATGCCATCACAGGACTCCTTTACCACAACGGTGAAGGGACCATTCAGGTAGTCATCAAGGTCTTGGGATCTCATGCCTTCCAGGATGTCTTCCTCCATGTCCATCAAGGCAGACACCAAAGCTGCATCGTAGCGGAACCTCTTTGCAATGGTGTCTACTGGGTAATCATCCACCGAGGAGGAAAGTCCAGACAGCCCATCGATAATGCCAACATCGGTGTTTGAAGACACATTCTTCAGAGGTGGCTGCCACTCAAAGGGGTGGTAGCCTGGCAGAAGGATCTTCTCTGCATTGCGAAGGGCATGCAGAGGCTGAAAAATCTGCCTCCCTGTGATGGCTTTCACAGTCCTGTACATCTTGTGGTACTGACTGCAGCTGAGGAAGGTGTTGACACGAATGGCCAAGCAAACAGCAGGCGGCAGATCAGAGCCCCGACCCTGCATGATGGCCTCCAGCTCATCGGCTTGTCTGTGCTCATTTCTTGCCCTCAGAGCCAGCAGGAATAAAGTCAGGCACACAGACTTCACATCTCCACCTTCTTCTTTGTCAGCGAAAGCCTTGACTTGCATCTTCAGCTCCCTCAGCCGGTGCTTCTGAGCTCTTCGAGTGAGTGACAGAAGATGTTGACGGGGTCTGCCTCCTTTATTAATATGCACAAAAGTCTCTTTGGATTCCTTGTGGCTTGAGACATGGTGATTATATTTTTCCAAGCTGATCTCTTCATTGCACTCTTCTGCTGGGCACTTCACCACCAGGGAATTCAAGATGCTCAGGAAGGACTTCACTGGACTCTCCAGGTCGGTGGGGAAGCACGGATATCGGCAAGAGGGGCAATAGCTGCCCATGACTTTGAGGCATCTGAGAATGCAGATCCTGCAAAACACGTGCTTACAGCTGGTCTCCACAGGGTCGGCCAGAATGTGCTCACAAATCTGGCAGGAGATGGATTTCACAAAGTGTGCTGGGAAGTCCACGGCCAGGAGCCTGGTACTCAGATGGATCTGATTGCAGTTGGTGATCTTCTTCATGACCTCTTTGCTACTGATCCTTGCCTGAGCTCTTCTCTTGCGCCGACGGGCTTGTCTCGCGTGGTCCAGCACAGTTTTGAGTTTTTTGCTGAGCTGCAGGTTTGGCGGATGGCTCTTCCTCTTGAGGCCCCCACGGGCAGTGTGGCAGATGTCGCAGGATGGTGTGTGGGGATGCCACTCCATGGTGGCATTCCTTGGGAAGTAAACCTCACGTGGGGCGCTGCTGAACTTCCTGTGCATAATGCCCCAGCAGTTCTGGCAGAACTGGGTGGGGTGGATCGAGTCAACATCTGCCTTCACGTCGATTCGGAAAACCCTGGCGATGAGGTCTGGCCAGGAAGTGactctcttctccttctttcgTAAGAGGACTTGGGTTTTAGCATCCACAGGCCCATGGACTGGGTATCTCCTGTCGTGCTCATCGGTTTTGAAAGAATTCCCACAGATGCGGCAGAAGTGTCGAAGGTTGGCTTGGTGAACTGCTTGGTCTCTTGCTTTCCCACTGTCGTGGGATTTCTTTGAAAACTTAGGATGGCCCTTCAGAGCTGGTTGAGTCAGGACTGGCTTTGGGCCACCAGACTTGTCCAGGACTGCTGGGGATTGCTCCAGAGAAGGTTTTCCCTCCAAGGAATCCTTTTTATCCTTTGGAGTTTCATCAGTTGTCTTTTCAAAGGATCTCACCCTGAACAGCTTAAATTTCCACTCTGAAAACTTCATATGTGGGTGTTGAATTTCATCGGGTGCAGAACTGATTCCCAAGGTGGGCGGCAAGGAGACAGCCATGCTTAGCTGATGTACCTGgggacagcaaaaaaaaaaaaaaaaaaaaaaaggtcagattagaaaaaaaagaagtcaatatTCCATTGATATATCTTGGAAATAATAGAAATCGATGCACTCAAGGACTCGTCGGCATCACCCTACCTTATATAACAAAAACTGTATGTACTGACGGGAAAACAGATACACAGACAACAGtacagaatggaagacacagagacaaacccacatgctTACAGCTCTGAGATCcttgataaaggtgccaaaaccaCACACACATTGGAACAAAgacagtcttttaaacaaatgctCCTGGGAAAACTGGCTATATATACATGGAATGAAACTacacccttatctctcaccctgcataaaaattaactcaaagtcaatcaaagaaatataaattagacCTGAAACTGTGCAAATCCTAgtagaaaacatagggtcaacactccaacatatgaGTGTCGAAGGCACTGACTTTCTCAATAGggcccctaaagctcaggaaacaaTGCCAAGACTGAATAAACTGGATGACACCAAATTAACCAGCGTCTGCACAGCAACGGGAATATTTAGGAATGGGAAGaaagaacccacagaatgggagaaaatctctgctaGTTACTCTTccgacagaggattaatatctagaatatataaaaactgaaaaagagaacttaacaccaaaaaaaaaaacctcccaaataacccaattcataaatgggcaaaagaattaaacagacacttctcaaaagaagaaataccaatggacaagaaatacatgaaaaaattttcaacatcattaaaaacttgggaaatacaaatcaaaattacactgagatttcatctcacaccagtcagaaagACAAGTCATCAagcatacaaataataaatgctggagaggatgtgggggtgAAAGGAACATTTtaacactgttggtgggattgtaaattagtgcaaccaccaTAAAAATCAGTACAGAGACCAGGCATAGAACAatcatatgactcagctatacaACTCCTTGGAATTTATCCAAAAGTCATCTTACTTCAGTgacacatgcacacccatgtttatagcagcaccattcacagtagccaaactatggaaccagcctacaGGTATAtcaatgaatggatgaagaaaatgtggtatatacgctcaatggagttttattcagacacaaagaaaaatttaaaaattatattatttgtaggaaaatggatgtaactagagaccattatgttaagtgaaataagccaaactcagaaagtcaaagtttgtgtgttttctctcataaggggaaactgaagaagaaaaaggaaaataaaggtggggaggtattctcatgaaaataaaggGAGACCATccaagtagaggaaagggaccaggttgggagaaggagaggaagggggaagggctggggagtgatattggccaagttaTATAGTTATGTTTTGTGCATGagcaaatatgtaacaacaaattccatcactATGTGCAACtacaatgtaccaataaaaaatgtggaaagataaaaaaagaaattgaataaataatgttGATTCATATgcttaaaaaaagattcatttgttCTGCCTTTCcaagttatttattaattctcacattttaatatattgtgtTTGGTGTTAGTCATACAGCAAATATTCCCTGTTCTGACAGTGCTCAGGGACATTTATaccttgtgcatgtgtgtgtactcatgtatgtgtgtgtgtgtatgtgtgtgtgtgtgtgtgtgtgtgtgtgtgtgtgtgtgtgattttaagTACTGTGTATAcaagtaaaatttaatttcctttccaCAAAAACATAtgtctttctgtgtctttctAGATAGAATCTGTGAGTGGTTCATCTTTGTCTCCCCAAGGTTCCTGGTGCACATTAGGTACTCAACATTTATTTGTGAATAAATGCAAAGATAAACTGGCTACTAAAACcaaagaaaagcaatattttCCACATTGTATTAGCCTCATTGCACTAGCTGGACAATATATTTCTAGCTTTTTAAAGCAGTCTTCCGGGAGATTGGTTGTTTATTTCTTCCAAACAGGTCATAAAGGGATGATAAAGCTACAAACCCAGAGAAACTAATTATTCACTACTTGAAAGGATGAAGTGAATTTTGAGCTTTATGGATGCAAACTAATAATAAGTATCATGGATAGTAATTATGCTTACAGTTTTAATTAGTGAATGCTGCTGTAAATTATAAGGCTGTGTCtacattagaaacaaaaaaaaccacagagCTCTTTAAACCTCAACAAACTACAGTGTGCACATATTAAGAGACTGAAGGACTTTGAAGATGAGAATTTCAAGTGGTTTCAGATAAAACTCACACAGGTCATTCTGAAAGTCATTGCTGGTCAATGGTCATTAGCGCTACAGATTGTAATAAGAACAGATGGAAGGAATGATTTTCTTCCAGTAAAAAAAGGTATATATGCCAGAAAACCCTACCAGTCTGGGTTGTAGTGTAGGCACCAGAAGGGGTGTTTGAAGTCTGTCAGTGCCATCTGAGTATCCTCTAGACCCAATTTGATCAATCTTcccagaattctttatttttatgctcaGTGACTTGCAGAATGCCACTCAAAGGGGTGGaacctgctaggcaagtgttctaccatagAGCTGCACCccctagtcctttttactttattttgatatagagtctcactaagttactcagccTGGCTcgtgaatttgtgattctcctccttcagcctcccgagtagctggggttacaggggtgtaccatcatgcccagcattTTCCCAAAATTCTTTGGTATACAATTGGAAAGACAGCAACTGTATTTTCAATATATCTTCCCATCCACATCTTCCAAATTTGCTTTAGTTAACTCTTTAGACCCACCAATTATATCAAGCAacacttttttcccctcaattaGTTAACCAAATCAGTGACTCTTTTTTAATAGTCATGCCATCATGGAAACAAATCCTTAGATGAACACACTTTAGCCAGGGGTGGGACTTGGGAGCCAGGAGGTAGTACCGGTACCAGGTCTAATCCTGACTGCTACCATCAGAGTTCTGTTTTAGTCTTCCCTTTAAACTGCCAAGTTTTTCCCATTTTGCATTCATTATGCTTTAGACATTggtattttttcataaaaattaaaggtaaatttATAAGTCTTGGTCAAAAGAGAAATCCTGTCGATTGTTCTTTAAGCAGGGTGATGTGAGAGTTAAACAATTCCAAGCCATTTCAAAGGTCTCAGGAACCCCAAAGGTATTTCAAGTGCAACCCAACAAATACCTCAAAGCTGCTTATAGATTAATTATGTTCCTTGGCTCTCTCTCCAGTAGCAGGCCATTCcctgtctcccctccctcctggacTTGAACTCTACTTCAAATGCATTTTTCATTCCTTAGCATTTCACTTTCCAGCCTTTTTTCTAAACTTCTTGTCTTTGGCATTCCAGGATAATAGATTTtagtaattactttttaaaaagaaaaagagaagagtgaTTGGCCATATCTGGAATTTATCAAGTTAAATACTGTCCTTTCACAATGGTTAAGTCAACCTCAGGGGCAGGACCCCTAGAACTATCTCTTCTCCCTACATATCCCTCTCCTGACTCCTACTGGCCTGAAATGTTAAGCAAAATTCACCAAATCTCATGTATTTAAACACTTCTGTGGAAAGAGTGGCATCACCAAGTAGTTATTAGCAATTGACATccaaatcaaatttatttattaaactgtTTTCCAACTCCATTGCTAAAAGTTAATCCAAACTAGAAGCAAAAAGGGTCGAATGTTTTGTTTTAGGGAAATTTATACCAAGAGGCTATCTGTAAAAATCTACATGTTTTCTGTAAAACCtatgtgttatatatttttttattcttacttacAAGTTTCActctttagaaaaaaacataaatagatTATTTGGGAAGAAAGTGGAACTTTAAAGAACCAGATTTAGGGAGACTTTTTCCCCCCAGATATCAAATTAGCCAACTATTGATTTTACTTAGCATTAATAAGAACATGGAAAATTTCAGATAACCACATACATTATTAGGAGAAGTGTAACTTGGTATAAAATGTGTAGTAGAAAGTTTGgcaagatcttttaaaaattaaaatatgttatttttaatacaaCTTATCTCAGACTGGGAAGTTATTCTGTAGTTATTCTCTATAAGTATTCTCAcagtacagtgtgatatttttatgaagaaaaagattTGTTTGAACAGTTGTTCATTGCTTTGATAAAcaagaaataatatatacaacCACCAAAAAAACTATTATTAACTAAACTGTGGTCCAGACATACAGTAGAAAATTAAATGCATCGGTGCATATCTACAATTGCTATATGCATCATTGACAGAAAAATGCCACAGGAGCCAGCTGCAGTGGCCcatgtctataatctcagcaacttgggaggctaaggcaagagcattacaagtttgaggtcaagctctgcaacttagcaagaccctgttttaaaattttacaacttTTAGAAGGGTctgggaatgggaatgggaatgtgctcattggtaaagtaccaatgggatcaattcccagtatctcacacacaaaaataaataaataaacaaacaaaaatcaagataaaaaaaaaaaaaaaaggaggagaagtgGGGCAGGCGGGGGAtgggagagagaaaagacagaacGAAATGCTCacgttgggctgggattgtgactcagtggtagagcactggcttaacatgtgtgaggcactgggttcgattctcagtaccgcatataaaaattaaatagaataaaggtccatcaacaactaaaaaattattttttaaaaaatgctcacctGAAAAAACACAAGACAAAAGAACAGCAAGGACTCCATTTATGCATATATGTTCATATTTGTATGTACATGAAAGTATAGGAGTTCCAGTGCTTAATTTCTGGAAAATAAGGTTAGCACTGGCTAaagggcttttaaatttttttaaatttattcatttttgtttcattttaattttctcaacatactattttaaaattttcgtAGCGATCTCATCTtgaataaaatcatttcaaagaCCTGACTTAAATACAGCCATagtcacttttccttttttcctttttaaatttccatagaACAGCAATCTGAACATTACTCTTAGGCtatctttcttttctgtaaaaaatgaagaaaggggaTGAAAATATGAAACTACAGACACACAAGTCCTGTGAAGTTAGGATTATGCAAGACATAGCTTGCATTCATGTTCTGACATTTGGAACCTTGCAAATGCTTGACCTCCTCTCTTAAAACGAAAGGTCCCTGCAGTAGCTCAACTTCAAATCTAAAAGGCTGAGGGGCTGGATCTGGTTCACTGTCATCTCAGCATAGTGGTCATCTTCCATCACAGCTACAGGGTTCCCTCCCTCCACTGAGCATAGATCTATGTTAACAAACCAATCTGGGGTGGCGTGCACTAGATAAAAGTTGTAGTTTGTGGTGATTATTATCATTAGTTACTCTAAGGGGCAAGACCACAATAGTAGTGCCACTGCCCATTTCCTCACCAGCCACCACCTATAACACATACCTCCTACTACTTGGCCactattttttctcttaacatCTTCAATGCCATCTATACAATTTCTGAGTGACCATGCATGCCCAAGTGTCATACCTTAGTGTCAAAACCATCTtactcatttgttcattcaccCCAGCCGCACAGGACATTGATAGCATCAAAGTCCTTTTCATAAGACTCAGACATCCACGAAAATGACCTCAAGATACTTGCCATTCCTCTAAGCAACTTCTTCCCTGAAGCATTTCAGAAAAGTCACAACACCTGGTCAGAAATCCCAACAGAAGACTATAACCTCAAAGCAGGGTCTCTCCATGGCACTTCTCAAACTTAATATCAATCAAACTCACTAGAGAGATTGCTTTCCAAAACAGGTAGATCATCATGGTTTGTGAGGGATGGAGCCCAGAATGTTCAGTTTTTAAACAAGCATTCCAGTGACCCTGATGTGACAGGCTCACATGCAAGGGTCACATTTAGAGAAACACAGGTCTCCCACTTAGTGTGACCATGTTCACAAAACACCTGGCAATACCTGGGAAAACACACATTTCCTCCCAACCCCGGATTTCTTTGCTTCTGATTCTTTTTCTTGCCTGGATGTGTCTTCCCAAGGGTCTCACCTTGTTCCCTCTGCTGATTCATTTACACATTCATTCAAGAAACTCTCCTTAGAACCTTGCTTTTGCCAACAGCATTTATTTCTAGTAATTTAGATATGTTGCATCTTTCCTAGGAGCCTTTAGTTTCTCTAAACCTGGCCTCTTGtgccttttctattttcattcattagaaagaaaaacaaaattgatgtCAGCTCTCCTCATGCCCTCCCCTCATTGCctgaaaggcaaaaaaaaagctCAAGCACTTCTGATTGGAAAcataaaattgtaataaatattttgactCAGGGCATGAAAAGTACAAGTGTTACCTTGCTCAGCAGGCTGCCTGGCCAAAGAATTTGGGATGTCTGCAATTCAGCTGATATTATTCGATACCAAAGAGAAGGCAAATGTGTCCTCTGCTCCCTCTTTGCTCTTTTGTCCCCCCAGGGAACATGCTGCTGCATTATTTATCAgcttccactgtccttcccagcCTCCCCCACCACAGAGAGCTAACCACAAATGATGACAGCCAATCACAGGCCAGgagccaccccccaccccagctccagcTGGCAGCTGGGTCTTCAGGAAGCTTAGCTGGGGGACCTGAGTGTACAAGCATGCCATTTCACTCCCCAAGAATCTCCCAGTTAGAAATGGTCTTGCCAATGTAAACCAACTTCTGCCTGGGTTCTATAGTTCTGTGCCTCAATGTctgtatctgtaaaatggaaatacctTAAGCATAGACCTCAAAGGGTCAATGTGGTCCTACAATGAGAATTATCATAGGATAATACTTGGAATAGTACATGATTCCTATGAAATGCCTATGAAATACTAACCATgctatgaatttttgtttttattttgaaatggtatAAAACAGTCCCAGAATCATTCTACCAAGAAGGTTAATATTCcttaaaactaaacaaaagtttaaacatGACTAGAATCTCGAAGACAACAGACCTGGATTTAAATCTTGACTCAGTCCCAAAGGGCCAGTCATGCCAGTACTTGACACAGCATTTAATTACCACAACAATCATATGCACTTGTTATTACtgtcctctaaaaaaaaaaaaaaaaaaaaaaaaaaaaaaagcatagaggtTCTGAGCAATAGAGGAATTTTTCCGTAGTCACACAGCCACTAAACAGAGAATGTGGGATGGGATTGCCAAGCCCATGTTCTTAATGGCTCCACTCTACTGTAAAAGGACATGAAGGAAAATCACTTATGGTAACAGCCTGAGGATGACTCAAGAATGAATAGGTGTGTGCCTAGCACGGTCTCTGTTTCAATTCACCTTAATAATTCTTAGACCAGCTTTATGCCCAAAGTACCTCTGTGCTCAACTAGTATCTGAGAGACTGCTTTGCTTGTTGGAACCTCAACAAAACTGTCAAGAGGCAGGTGCAAGGATTTCCTTGTTCTATACCACCCTGGTTAGAGTTCGCTGCTACTCTTACATCCTTACCCTTGTGCCTTGGCACCTGTCCAGCCTCTCCACAATAGTCCTAGGGACAGAGTTTCTGCTCTCTATGTTAGAGATGTGCCAGAAACCACTACAGCACAGTAATAGTGGGATAGAGGGGAGCTGGCCTTAAGAAACTTTGGCATGTTCATGCCAAAGGCATGGAACTTCACCTGAAGTCTATACTTGAAAATAGACTGTGAGACTGGGCAGGTGAGAGTGGAGAATTTCCTGAAGATAATGTTCATGTTCAACAGGGATCCCAGGAAGCAGGCTTCATGGCCTTGATGTCCTCCTTGTACAATGGGGTCAGGTTAAGAGGACTCGCAAGGTGACTTATGTGGAAGAAAGTGCCCTTCCTATTCAGACTCCCACTCTTCAAAACCCTGCATCCCCACTAGACTCacggagagaaaaggaaaggtcCAGATGTTTATGCCTCGCCCAGAGAAACAATATCTCCCAGAACCAGAACAAAGCAGTAAGTCCAAGCTtctgaagactgggtttcagttcTGTAGGCTCACTTAGAGATTAAACGAAACTGAATCACTATTACTTGTCCTCTGCTGAGAACTAAGACCTCCTTCAGATCCCCTGGGAAAAGAAGCTGAAGAATGAACCTTGGTCTCTTTGCCTGGATACTAAAATTCCACCCCCTctcctttcaaatattttccatgcaACAAGCCCCACCTGGAGTAATCCTTGAATTTTATCGTAAAATAACAAAGACTAAAATGCCTAGGATTTCATGTTGCTCTAAGcgaattcaaaataaaacactgCCAACAGATGTGGACCAAATTTTGCAGGAGGCAAAAAACGAAAAGGGCCAACTAGAGGCTGGACAATTCGATGCCTAGTTCCCACCTTTGGCAGTAATTAGGTGCAGTTAGTCCTGGAAGTACCCACAGGCCCTTCCAAAGCTGGGCTCCTCCACACACCGCTCTCTGCTGCTCCTC
This portion of the Ictidomys tridecemlineatus isolate mIctTri1 chromosome 4, mIctTri1.hap1, whole genome shotgun sequence genome encodes:
- the Rag1 gene encoding V(D)J recombination-activating protein 1, with protein sequence MAVSLPPTLGISSAPDEIQHPHMKFSEWKFKLFRVRSFEKTTDETPKDKKDSLEGKPSLEQSPAVLDKSGGPKPVLTQPALKGHPKFSKKSHDSGKARDQAVHQANLRHFCRICGNSFKTDEHDRRYPVHGPVDAKTQVLLRKKEKRVTSWPDLIARVFRIDVKADVDSIHPTQFCQNCWGIMHRKFSSAPREVYFPRNATMEWHPHTPSCDICHTARGGLKRKSHPPNLQLSKKLKTVLDHARQARRRKRRAQARISSKEVMKKITNCNQIHLSTRLLAVDFPAHFVKSISCQICEHILADPVETSCKHVFCRICILRCLKVMGSYCPSCRYPCFPTDLESPVKSFLSILNSLVVKCPAEECNEEISLEKYNHHVSSHKESKETFVHINKGGRPRQHLLSLTRRAQKHRLRELKMQVKAFADKEEGGDVKSVCLTLFLLALRARNEHRQADELEAIMQGRGSDLPPAVCLAIRVNTFLSCSQYHKMYRTVKAITGRQIFQPLHALRNAEKILLPGYHPFEWQPPLKNVSSNTDVGIIDGLSGLSSSVDDYPVDTIAKRFRYDAALVSALMDMEEDILEGMRSQDLDDYLNGPFTVVVKESCDGMGDVSEKHGSGPAVPEKAVRFSFTLMKISIAHGAQNVKVFEEAKPNSELCCKPLCLMLADESDHETLTAILSPLIAEREAMKSSQLMLEMGGILRTFKFIFRGTGYDEKLVREVEGLEASGSVYICTLCDATRLEASQNLVFHSITRSHAENLERYEVWRSNPYHESVEELRDRVKGVSAKPFIETVPSIDALHCDIGNAAEFYKIFQLEIGEVYKNPNASKEERKRWQATLDKHLRKKMNLKPIMRMNGNFARKLMTKETVEAVCELIPSAERHEALRELMDLYLKMKPVWRSSCPAKECPESLCQYSFNSQRFAELLSSKFKYRYEGKITNYFHKTLAHVPEIIERDGSIGAWASEGNESGNKLFRRFRKMNARQSKCYEMEDVLKHHWLYTSKYLQKFMNAHNALKSSGFTMNSKANLGDPLGIEDSLESQDSMEF